The genomic interval CACAATTCATGAAGTATATTACACTATAGAGTGTATTGGAGGAAAGCCGGAGAAAGGTCGTGATGTTACCATGAAATATATTTCCTCATATCAGTCCGAAAATCTGTCGTCCACGGTTCCCCGCCGTCGTTTTCTTGGCCTCGGGCTGTGCGCGGCTGCCGCATACTGCGCGGGATGCGGAACGGCTGAAAGCGGCGATACGGTGTCATCCGGTTCTGCCGGACCTGTTGAAGCGCGGTTTTATGAAAAATTGCAGGATAAAATGACGCAGTGTCATGTCTGTCCTCGTGAATGCTTGATACAGGAAGGCGACAGAGGATATTGCGGCACACGTGAAAATCGCGGAGGAACGCTCTATACTCTTGTATACGGTAAGGTCGCGTCATCACATGTCGATCCTATCGAGAAAAAGCCGTTCTTCCATGTTTTCCCCGGAACAAAGGCATTTTCCATCGCCACGGCGGGATGCAACCTCAAATGTAAATTCTGCCAGAATTGGGAATTATCCCAATCGAAGCCCGAACAACTCCGTTCCCAGTCCATGACTCCCGAAGATGTGGCAAAAAGCGCGGTCAGATCCGGGTCCGTCTCGATTGCCTATACCTACAACGAGCCTACGGTTTTCACCGAATTTGTATATGACTGCGCCGCCGCAGGCAAAAAGGAAGGAATCCACAGC from bacterium carries:
- the amrS gene encoding AmmeMemoRadiSam system radical SAM enzyme translates to MKYISSYQSENLSSTVPRRRFLGLGLCAAAAYCAGCGTAESGDTVSSGSAGPVEARFYEKLQDKMTQCHVCPRECLIQEGDRGYCGTRENRGGTLYTLVYGKVASSHVDPIEKKPFFHVFPGTKAFSIATAGCNLKCKFCQNWELSQSKPEQLRSQSMTPEDVAKSAVRSGSVSIAYTYNEPTVFTEFVYDCAAAGKKEGIHSIVISNGFVKAEPVERLCEVITAYKVDLKAFSKQFYKDVTGGDRDSVLSTIKLLKKRGIWIELVHLTIPTLNDNDRDFNAMADWLMSEIGPDVPVHFTRFHPMYLLTNLPVTPVSTLERARSILMGKGMRFVYVGNVPGHPGESTYCPKCGKTVIERGGYSIGYINIKQGACGFCGTPIPGVWA